Proteins encoded in a region of the Pseudothermotoga elfii DSM 9442 = NBRC 107921 genome:
- a CDS encoding ABC transporter permease, with protein sequence MRIFQALVDIFANPAFYKLTLTAATPFIFASLGGVFSEITGVVNIALEGIMLMGAFVSVVFTYLTGNAWLGVLFAVIVGLGMAWLHAWASIKWRGNQIVSGTALILLAQGVTGFLMEPIFGRPGQTDIVGKIQELRIPLFMKNDFLARSIGELSPMIYMAFGCVALAWFLIYKTKLGLRMRAVGENPEAADTLGVNVYLIRYFGVLMSGVMAALGGAFLSVGEVGNFRELMTGGRGFIALAAMILGNWNPIGAMWASLLFGFSEAFANQLQSSPLLHVASSTKPLFNMFPFIVTLIVIAGFIGRTRSPAADGVPYEK encoded by the coding sequence GTGAGGATCTTTCAAGCACTCGTTGATATATTTGCTAATCCAGCATTTTATAAACTTACTTTGACAGCTGCAACGCCATTTATTTTTGCATCGCTTGGTGGGGTTTTCAGCGAAATAACAGGTGTTGTTAATATAGCTTTAGAGGGCATTATGCTTATGGGAGCATTTGTATCTGTGGTTTTTACTTATCTTACGGGTAATGCTTGGCTAGGAGTGTTATTTGCGGTGATTGTTGGATTGGGTATGGCCTGGCTACATGCCTGGGCAAGCATTAAATGGAGAGGCAATCAAATCGTTTCCGGTACGGCTTTAATACTTCTGGCTCAAGGCGTAACTGGTTTTCTTATGGAACCAATTTTCGGTAGGCCAGGCCAAACAGATATAGTTGGTAAAATCCAGGAACTTCGCATACCGTTGTTTATGAAAAATGATTTTCTGGCCCGATCGATCGGAGAGCTCAGTCCCATGATATATATGGCTTTTGGTTGCGTTGCCCTGGCATGGTTTTTGATATATAAAACTAAATTAGGATTGAGAATGAGGGCAGTTGGAGAAAATCCCGAAGCGGCTGATACGCTTGGAGTAAATGTTTATCTGATAAGGTACTTTGGTGTGCTTATGAGCGGTGTTATGGCAGCCCTTGGTGGGGCATTTTTAAGTGTGGGAGAAGTAGGTAATTTCAGAGAATTAATGACCGGCGGAAGAGGATTCATAGCACTTGCCGCTATGATTCTTGGCAACTGGAATCCTATTGGAGCAATGTGGGCAAGTTTGTTGTTTGGTTTTTCTGAAGCATTTGCCAATCAGCTTCAAAGTAGCCCGTTACTTCATGTTGCTTCCTCAACTAAACCATTGTTTAATATGTTTCCTTTCATTGTGACACTGATAGTTATTGCTGGATTTATAGGTAGAACACGTTCTCCAGCAGCAGATGGGGTACCTTATGAAAAGTGA
- a CDS encoding ABC transporter permease translates to MEFIVHELRAALAFIERNFNLIKRYWKWEIVFFAYTIANTVTMGFIGKGAVSFGATVDVNYLIMYMLIGSILWGYLSVLFEIVAETVAWERWEDTIEYTFMAPVKRITHLLSVCFFSVMYGVLRSGLILVFVSLLFKLNLSEANFASAGLVLATASISFIGLGVAGAVLPLISPEKGVQVVHIFQALLLMFSGVYYEIDVLPEWMQKVAALSPATYALRGMRAAILNGANSNQLFQEIKPLLFLGVILLPAGIVVFNYVEKYAKKKGLLKRSG, encoded by the coding sequence ATGGAGTTCATTGTTCACGAATTGAGAGCTGCTTTAGCTTTTATAGAGCGTAATTTCAACCTGATAAAAAGGTATTGGAAGTGGGAGATAGTTTTTTTTGCTTACACAATAGCTAATACAGTCACGATGGGGTTTATTGGCAAAGGTGCGGTTAGTTTTGGAGCAACGGTTGATGTAAATTATTTAATCATGTATATGCTTATTGGATCAATTCTATGGGGATATCTTTCTGTACTGTTTGAAATAGTCGCTGAAACAGTTGCATGGGAAAGATGGGAAGATACCATAGAATACACTTTCATGGCTCCTGTAAAGCGAATAACACATCTTTTGAGTGTATGTTTTTTCAGCGTTATGTATGGTGTTTTAAGAAGTGGACTAATCTTGGTATTTGTCTCTTTACTGTTCAAACTGAATCTGAGTGAAGCAAATTTTGCCAGCGCCGGTCTTGTTTTAGCAACAGCCTCGATTTCGTTTATAGGACTCGGGGTTGCTGGTGCTGTATTGCCACTGATTTCCCCTGAAAAAGGCGTTCAGGTGGTTCACATTTTTCAAGCACTTCTGCTTATGTTTTCTGGTGTTTATTACGAAATAGATGTTCTACCCGAATGGATGCAAAAAGTTGCTGCTTTATCACCTGCCACTTATGCACTCAGGGGCATGAGAGCCGCCATACTAAATGGTGCAAACAGCAATCAACTGTTTCAGGAGATAAAACCATTGTTGTTTCTCGGTGTTATACTTTTGCCGGCAGGCATAGTTGTCTTCAATTACGTAGAAAAATACGCGAAGAAAAAAGGGTTGCTGAAACGAAGCGGGTAA
- a CDS encoding ABC transporter permease, which produces MNSKVWAFIVPAVSVLIALLISSVIIMLIGQNPITAYAALFKGAFGSKLAIASTIVKTTPLILTGLAVGFGFRAGLFNIGAEGQMIVGAMIATAFAINISWMPAVFAIPLTMIVGMLAGAGYAAIAGILKAKTGAHEVVTTIMLNWIAEYLSTYVVTVPMGVGLGTPKSPEIANSAKLPPIMTVQATELTSGIIVAVLAAIVMYIVLEKTTKGYELKATGFNIYAAEYGGISISRNIVLAMAISGALSGLAGTLEVMGVHHRFLGTLSGGKGFDGISIALIGQNNPIGIVFAALLMGSLRTGSNEMQFVGVPKHIILIVQAIVIFLVAADRIVRTILIRKKKVMSQ; this is translated from the coding sequence TTGAACAGTAAAGTTTGGGCTTTCATCGTACCAGCGGTTTCAGTGTTAATAGCGCTATTGATATCATCTGTCATCATAATGTTAATAGGTCAAAATCCGATAACTGCATATGCTGCCCTTTTCAAAGGAGCATTTGGATCAAAACTGGCAATAGCTTCAACAATTGTTAAAACTACTCCGTTAATTTTGACTGGGTTGGCAGTTGGATTTGGATTCAGGGCAGGCTTGTTCAACATAGGAGCGGAAGGTCAAATGATTGTAGGAGCGATGATAGCAACAGCATTTGCAATAAATATAAGCTGGATGCCGGCAGTCTTTGCAATTCCATTGACAATGATAGTTGGTATGCTTGCAGGAGCAGGATATGCTGCAATAGCTGGCATTTTGAAAGCAAAGACAGGCGCTCATGAGGTTGTGACGACAATCATGCTAAATTGGATAGCTGAATATTTGTCAACTTATGTTGTCACTGTACCGATGGGTGTTGGACTGGGAACACCCAAAAGCCCGGAAATAGCCAACTCAGCCAAATTACCTCCAATTATGACTGTTCAGGCTACAGAATTGACTTCTGGAATAATTGTGGCTGTCTTGGCAGCAATAGTTATGTATATAGTACTTGAGAAGACAACAAAAGGATATGAATTGAAAGCTACCGGTTTCAATATCTATGCTGCCGAGTATGGAGGAATAAGCATATCACGGAATATCGTGCTTGCCATGGCAATTAGTGGAGCTCTATCTGGTTTGGCTGGAACACTTGAAGTTATGGGGGTTCATCACAGATTTCTTGGTACCCTGTCTGGTGGGAAGGGATTTGATGGTATCTCGATCGCACTTATTGGGCAAAATAATCCTATTGGTATCGTCTTTGCAGCACTTCTTATGGGATCGTTAAGAACAGGATCAAATGAGATGCAGTTTGTCGGGGTACCCAAGCACATCATTCTCATTGTGCAGGCCATAGTTATATTTCTTGTAGCTGCTGATAGAATTGTCAGAACGATTCTTATTAGAAAAAAGAAGGTGATGTCACAGTGA
- a CDS encoding ABC transporter substrate-binding protein, with product MFRKMSLLVVMLLAVAVFAAKIEIFSWWTAGGEAEGLQELFNIFSKANPGVEIINATVAGGAGAQAKAVLKTRMLGGDPPDTFQVHAGHELIDTWVKTGFMEPITFLYKQEGWDKAMPKGILDIVSYNGELWSVPVNIHRANVLWYNKAIFDKYGLKPPTTFEEFFQVADVLKSHGVIPFALGTKDGWEAAHAFETVLIGKLGAEGYKGLWTGETKWSDPRVTDALETFAKMLTYVNPDHSARTWDEACALIAEGKAAMNIMGDWAVGYFYAKNFKDFGWTLAPGNAGIFDALSDSFGLPKGAKNRDTVIAFLKVLGSKEGQVAFNLKKGSIPARTDVDKSLFPEYQRSAMDDWLKHEIVPSVMHGAAASEGWVTEFKDVISLFVARPDVKVTQKALINIAISQGVAQ from the coding sequence ATGTTTCGTAAGATGTCTTTGCTTGTAGTAATGCTTTTAGCAGTTGCAGTTTTCGCGGCAAAAATTGAGATTTTCAGCTGGTGGACAGCTGGTGGGGAAGCAGAAGGGTTGCAGGAGCTGTTCAACATTTTTAGCAAAGCAAATCCGGGTGTAGAGATCATCAACGCAACGGTTGCTGGGGGTGCTGGTGCTCAAGCTAAAGCCGTTCTCAAAACAAGAATGCTTGGAGGAGATCCACCAGATACCTTCCAGGTACATGCTGGACACGAACTTATTGACACGTGGGTGAAAACAGGATTCATGGAACCTATTACCTTCCTCTACAAGCAGGAAGGCTGGGACAAAGCAATGCCAAAAGGCATTCTTGATATTGTTTCTTACAACGGCGAGTTGTGGTCAGTCCCTGTCAATATTCACAGAGCAAATGTACTGTGGTACAACAAAGCAATTTTCGACAAATACGGTTTGAAACCACCAACAACTTTCGAAGAATTCTTCCAGGTTGCGGACGTTCTCAAATCTCACGGAGTCATACCATTTGCACTTGGAACAAAAGATGGATGGGAAGCAGCTCATGCTTTTGAGACAGTTTTGATAGGTAAACTCGGTGCAGAAGGCTACAAAGGTTTGTGGACAGGAGAGACGAAATGGTCTGATCCGCGAGTTACTGATGCGCTTGAAACCTTTGCAAAAATGCTAACCTATGTGAACCCAGACCATTCTGCCAGAACCTGGGACGAAGCCTGTGCGTTAATTGCCGAAGGAAAAGCTGCAATGAATATAATGGGTGACTGGGCAGTTGGATATTTTTATGCAAAGAACTTCAAAGATTTTGGCTGGACTCTGGCACCTGGCAATGCAGGAATTTTTGATGCTCTGTCTGACAGCTTTGGCTTGCCTAAGGGTGCAAAAAATAGAGATACTGTGATAGCTTTCCTCAAAGTTCTTGGGTCAAAAGAGGGTCAGGTGGCGTTCAATCTTAAAAAAGGATCCATACCGGCAAGAACAGATGTTGACAAAAGTTTATTTCCTGAGTATCAGAGATCCGCTATGGATGATTGGCTAAAACATGAAATTGTTCCAAGTGTTATGCACGGAGCGGCAGCTTCGGAAGGATGGGTAACTGAATTCAAAGATGTTATATCTCTGTTTGTCGCCCGCCCAGATGTAAAGGTAACGCAAAAAGCTCTGATAAATATTGCTATTTCGCAAGGTGTTGCACAGTAA
- a CDS encoding ABC transporter ATP-binding protein, protein MLAVSVKNVSKFFKRKKGEVVKAIENMSFDVQKGEIFGILGPNGSGKSTLIRMIATLLIPDEGSIKVFGHDVNKEPEKVRKLIHRVSVEASFFKKLSAYENLFFSAGIYGLSKKYALKKIHELMASIGFNHSRLKDPIEDFSRGMQQKVSIARAFLTKPSLLLLDEPTTGLDPRAKREVQELVHKASTEGSTILLSTHDMDEAYKLCHRIMIIHKGKLVVIGEPKKLVENLRKKYPNASLETVFFEYTGENFEQIDLEVV, encoded by the coding sequence ATGTTAGCAGTATCTGTCAAAAATGTCAGTAAATTTTTCAAGAGAAAAAAAGGCGAAGTCGTGAAAGCAATCGAAAACATGTCTTTTGACGTGCAAAAAGGAGAGATATTTGGAATACTTGGACCAAATGGGTCAGGAAAATCAACCCTCATAAGAATGATAGCAACGCTTCTTATTCCCGATGAAGGTAGTATAAAAGTTTTCGGGCACGACGTGAATAAGGAACCAGAAAAGGTTAGAAAACTGATTCATCGTGTATCGGTGGAAGCAAGTTTTTTCAAAAAATTGTCCGCATATGAAAACCTCTTCTTTTCGGCAGGAATTTATGGACTTTCCAAAAAATATGCTTTAAAAAAGATACACGAATTGATGGCTTCAATAGGATTCAATCATTCGAGGTTGAAAGATCCTATAGAGGATTTTTCCCGCGGGATGCAACAGAAGGTTTCTATTGCTCGAGCGTTTTTAACCAAACCGAGCTTGCTGCTTCTGGATGAACCAACAACCGGGCTTGATCCAAGAGCCAAACGTGAGGTTCAGGAACTTGTCCACAAGGCAAGCACAGAAGGAAGCACCATACTTCTTTCTACGCATGATATGGATGAGGCGTACAAATTATGTCACAGAATAATGATCATCCATAAGGGAAAACTGGTTGTCATAGGCGAACCAAAAAAGCTCGTGGAAAACCTTAGAAAGAAGTATCCAAACGCGTCACTTGAGACTGTATTCTTCGAATACACCGGAGAAAATTTTGAACAGATAGATCTGGAGGTGGTCTGA
- a CDS encoding BMP family lipoprotein, translated as MKKLLVLSLLMGLVVFAMAFKVIMVTDVGGLGDKSFNDGTWEGALIAAKEIGAEAQVIQSYEQADYIPNLTKAAQQGDVVFAVGFMMTDALFKVAKQFPETYFVGIDITPPEGQDLPNVVCYIFKEEQAGFYAGYIAAAMTSTGKIGFVGGIPIPPVERFRYGFEAGAKTYSTLHKKKVDVLKGYTNDFEDPKKGKDLTLAQYAQGADIVFLAAGACGNGGIEAAKEKMTALVGSDKLVDIIDYYAKNKKGYFAIGVDVDQDYMAPGVVLCSATKGISSAAYYGVKAAWEGTFEGGLKVLGVKENGAGVSPMKYTKGMVANSVIAELEYLTKLIKDGKIIIPDTEDALKAFQVPEITFPF; from the coding sequence ATGAAAAAACTACTGGTGTTATCGTTGTTGATGGGGCTTGTAGTCTTCGCAATGGCATTCAAGGTTATCATGGTTACGGACGTAGGTGGCCTCGGCGACAAATCTTTTAACGATGGAACATGGGAAGGTGCTTTAATAGCAGCGAAAGAGATAGGAGCAGAGGCTCAGGTTATTCAGTCGTACGAACAGGCAGATTATATTCCAAACCTTACTAAAGCGGCTCAGCAAGGTGATGTTGTCTTCGCGGTTGGGTTTATGATGACTGATGCACTTTTCAAGGTTGCAAAGCAATTCCCGGAGACGTATTTCGTCGGAATTGATATTACTCCACCCGAGGGACAGGATTTACCAAATGTTGTTTGTTACATCTTCAAAGAAGAGCAAGCGGGGTTTTATGCTGGTTACATTGCTGCGGCCATGACATCAACCGGCAAGATTGGCTTTGTTGGAGGTATCCCAATACCGCCAGTTGAAAGGTTTAGATATGGATTCGAAGCTGGAGCAAAAACTTATTCAACACTTCATAAGAAAAAAGTGGATGTTCTGAAAGGTTACACGAATGATTTTGAAGATCCTAAAAAAGGAAAGGATCTCACACTTGCACAGTATGCTCAGGGAGCCGACATAGTTTTTCTTGCAGCTGGTGCCTGCGGCAATGGTGGCATAGAAGCAGCGAAAGAGAAAATGACAGCACTTGTAGGATCTGACAAACTTGTAGATATAATTGATTACTATGCAAAGAATAAAAAAGGATATTTTGCAATAGGTGTGGATGTTGACCAGGATTACATGGCACCAGGCGTCGTTCTATGCAGCGCCACAAAAGGAATATCCTCTGCCGCTTATTATGGTGTCAAAGCTGCCTGGGAAGGAACTTTTGAGGGAGGTTTAAAAGTTCTTGGTGTTAAAGAAAATGGTGCTGGTGTTAGCCCGATGAAATACACCAAAGGTATGGTTGCAAATTCTGTGATCGCTGAACTTGAATATCTAACAAAGCTTATCAAAGATGGAAAGATAATCATTCCAGATACGGAGGATGCTTTGAAAGCTTTTCAGGTTCCTGAGATAACATTTCCATTTTGA
- a CDS encoding ABC transporter ATP-binding protein, translating into MEKAVEMIEIVKQFPGVLANDHVNLTVMKGEIHAIVGENGAGKTTLMNQLYGLLRPDSGQIKIFGKTVSFKGPRDAIAIGIGMVHQHFMLVNNLTVAENVVLGSETTRGILFDLKRAQKEVDQLSRSYGLIVDPTAKIEDLPVGMQQRVEIIKTLYRGAEILILDEPTAVLTPQETEELFNILRRLRENGKTIVFISHKLNEVMEISDRITVMRQGRVTGVLNKNETNAREIARLMVGRDIVFTVQKPPAKPSDVVLRVENLWVKDYRKLDAVKGISFEVRGGEIYGIAGVAGNGQTELVEALTGLRKPERGRIFLLGEDVTGKTVKDLRESGMAHIPEDRHRYGLVLQYPAYYNMILGRHYKPPFAKSDFLNLKEIQSFSRRVFSQFDIRPNNIKMAGMNFSGGNQQKLVVAREMSAKPKIIVVSQPTRGLDVGAIEFIHKALVELRDTGVAILLISMELDEIMSLSDRIAVMYAGQIMGEVRPEEVTIEEIGLMMAGHKFEEIRR; encoded by the coding sequence GTGGAAAAAGCTGTTGAAATGATAGAGATTGTCAAGCAATTTCCTGGTGTTCTTGCCAATGATCATGTGAATCTCACTGTAATGAAGGGTGAGATTCATGCAATTGTCGGGGAGAATGGTGCAGGAAAAACAACCCTGATGAACCAGCTGTATGGTTTACTGAGGCCAGATTCCGGACAGATAAAAATCTTCGGGAAAACAGTTTCTTTTAAAGGACCTCGAGATGCAATAGCAATAGGAATAGGAATGGTTCATCAACATTTTATGCTTGTCAACAATTTAACAGTTGCTGAAAATGTGGTGCTTGGTTCTGAAACCACACGTGGTATACTGTTCGACTTAAAGAGAGCGCAAAAGGAAGTTGATCAACTATCACGTTCTTATGGTTTGATAGTTGACCCAACTGCAAAGATAGAAGATCTTCCTGTAGGAATGCAACAGAGGGTAGAAATAATCAAGACACTTTACCGTGGAGCAGAAATCCTGATACTTGATGAACCCACAGCTGTTCTTACTCCCCAAGAAACTGAGGAACTTTTTAATATATTGAGAAGGCTTCGAGAAAATGGGAAAACCATTGTTTTTATTTCACATAAATTGAATGAAGTAATGGAAATAAGCGATAGAATAACTGTAATGAGGCAAGGGCGGGTAACAGGAGTTCTAAACAAAAACGAAACAAATGCAAGGGAAATAGCCCGTTTGATGGTTGGTAGGGATATAGTTTTCACTGTTCAAAAGCCGCCAGCGAAACCATCAGATGTCGTGCTTAGGGTCGAAAATCTCTGGGTAAAGGATTACAGAAAACTTGATGCTGTCAAGGGCATTAGTTTCGAAGTTAGAGGCGGAGAAATTTATGGGATAGCAGGCGTGGCGGGGAATGGCCAGACAGAGCTTGTAGAAGCACTAACTGGTTTGAGAAAACCAGAAAGAGGGAGAATTTTTCTTCTTGGCGAAGATGTTACAGGAAAAACAGTAAAGGACCTCAGAGAAAGTGGCATGGCTCATATTCCAGAGGACAGGCACAGGTATGGATTGGTACTTCAATATCCTGCCTATTACAATATGATACTTGGCAGACATTACAAGCCTCCTTTTGCAAAAAGTGATTTTCTGAACCTTAAAGAAATACAGAGTTTTTCAAGAAGAGTTTTCTCGCAATTCGATATCAGACCAAACAATATAAAAATGGCCGGTATGAACTTTTCTGGTGGGAATCAACAAAAATTGGTAGTAGCCAGAGAAATGAGCGCTAAGCCTAAAATTATAGTAGTTTCACAACCAACACGCGGACTGGATGTGGGTGCGATAGAATTTATCCACAAAGCGCTTGTAGAGTTGAGAGATACAGGAGTCGCAATATTGCTTATTTCGATGGAACTCGATGAAATTATGTCCCTCAGTGATAGAATAGCGGTCATGTACGCTGGTCAGATAATGGGTGAAGTGCGTCCCGAAGAAGTAACTATTGAAGAAATTGGATTGATGATGGCAGGACACAAATTTGAAGAAATCAGGAGGTAA
- a CDS encoding carbohydrate ABC transporter permease produces the protein MKKDKLISILFVLPSLVLVGIFVYIFIGWTSWVSLVNWRDIFPDFTFVGLQNYGRLFQNFRFVTSLKNTAVFTVLFLVSSIFIGLLLAILLDRKVRFEGVFRTIYLFPMAISFVVTGVVWRWILNPGPGGESVGLNLLFEKIGLSFLKSGWYTDPNIGIKAVVIAATWQMSGYVMAMYLAGIRGIPSELYEAAQLDGANTFQLYRHIVIPLLRPITLGAVIILGHISLKIFDLVFAMTGSGIGFSCDVPALFMYDTTFRGNYFSQGASVAVILLLSVAVLVVPYLIYSMRTEVRR, from the coding sequence ATGAAAAAAGATAAACTTATATCCATACTTTTTGTTCTTCCTTCTCTTGTTCTTGTTGGGATTTTTGTTTACATTTTTATAGGATGGACTTCATGGGTATCTCTTGTAAACTGGAGAGATATTTTCCCTGATTTCACTTTTGTTGGATTGCAGAACTACGGCCGATTGTTTCAAAATTTTCGATTCGTCACGTCGCTTAAAAACACAGCGGTTTTCACTGTTTTATTTCTTGTTTCGAGTATTTTTATTGGGTTATTGTTAGCCATTTTACTGGACAGAAAAGTGCGATTTGAAGGGGTTTTTAGAACAATTTATTTATTTCCAATGGCTATTTCTTTTGTAGTAACAGGCGTGGTGTGGAGGTGGATACTTAATCCTGGACCCGGTGGAGAAAGTGTAGGATTGAATTTGCTGTTTGAGAAGATAGGATTATCTTTTTTGAAAAGTGGATGGTATACTGATCCAAATATAGGAATTAAAGCAGTTGTTATAGCGGCAACCTGGCAGATGTCGGGTTATGTTATGGCTATGTATTTAGCAGGAATAAGGGGAATACCGTCAGAATTGTACGAGGCTGCACAACTTGATGGTGCAAACACTTTCCAACTTTACAGACATATTGTTATACCTCTTTTAAGACCTATAACTCTGGGTGCTGTTATCATACTTGGCCATATTTCTTTGAAAATTTTTGATCTGGTTTTTGCAATGACTGGTAGTGGCATTGGTTTTTCTTGCGATGTTCCCGCACTTTTTATGTATGATACTACTTTTAGAGGAAATTACTTTTCTCAGGGTGCTTCTGTTGCTGTGATCCTCCTGCTATCAGTTGCAGTACTGGTTGTGCCATATTTAATATACAGTATGAGAACGGAGGTAAGAAGATGA
- a CDS encoding ROK family transcriptional regulator — protein MSSSKKIDPRSMKRLNKQLILRHLIERGPRSRIELVAMTGLANSAIWRITEELIQEGLIEQKGYFMRTNTKRASVYGPTKAFATSLIIDVQVLQTTVALGFLDGSWEIISSFPTNGFEEFLNNIDSIMNSKLFDERLRKGKTRMVFSLPGIVDGKNCTLLYAPNLKWHNVDFREHFARYGFEILIDNDSNLSLLGESFFAKDIKNSNNAFFFYLGEGVGGALLINSNIVKGSNFAAGEIGHSILMVKNTIFEVEELLSISKLVSMFEQTTGENLEGSLKERFDAIVRFWLAGDKTTHQLIDDFLKNLVITIRNIGYFMNPEIIVFGGAVSNLWETFGSFIEKELLQIDIYGFLRNIKFRDTIFKSVSPSLPGCNITAINKILEDMNNA, from the coding sequence CGATCCCAGGAGTATGAAAAGACTTAATAAACAGTTGATTTTACGGCATTTGATTGAGCGTGGACCTCGCAGTCGAATAGAATTGGTAGCAATGACTGGACTGGCTAATAGTGCTATTTGGAGAATAACTGAAGAACTGATTCAGGAGGGATTGATTGAACAAAAAGGGTATTTTATGAGAACCAATACAAAGAGGGCATCCGTTTATGGTCCAACGAAGGCTTTTGCAACTTCTTTGATAATAGATGTTCAGGTTTTACAGACAACGGTTGCCCTTGGTTTTCTGGATGGAAGTTGGGAGATAATAAGCAGTTTTCCAACAAATGGTTTTGAAGAGTTTCTGAATAATATTGATTCAATAATGAATTCAAAACTTTTTGATGAGAGGCTGAGAAAGGGAAAAACAAGAATGGTTTTTTCGCTCCCGGGCATCGTTGATGGCAAAAATTGCACATTGCTGTACGCCCCAAATCTGAAATGGCACAACGTAGATTTCCGAGAGCATTTTGCCAGATATGGCTTTGAGATCCTGATTGATAACGATTCTAATTTATCTCTACTTGGTGAATCATTTTTTGCGAAAGATATTAAGAATTCTAACAACGCTTTCTTTTTTTATCTCGGTGAAGGTGTTGGAGGAGCTTTATTGATAAATTCAAATATTGTTAAGGGCAGTAATTTTGCAGCTGGCGAGATTGGTCATTCTATTTTAATGGTGAAAAATACAATTTTTGAAGTTGAAGAACTGCTTTCAATTTCAAAACTGGTAAGTATGTTTGAGCAAACAACCGGTGAGAACTTAGAAGGAAGCTTAAAGGAAAGATTTGATGCAATTGTGAGATTTTGGCTCGCTGGAGATAAAACAACACACCAGCTTATAGATGATTTTCTGAAAAATCTTGTTATAACGATCAGAAATATTGGATATTTCATGAATCCCGAAATAATTGTATTTGGGGGAGCAGTTAGCAATCTTTGGGAAACCTTTGGTTCTTTTATTGAAAAAGAGCTTCTGCAAATAGATATTTATGGATTTTTAAGGAACATAAAATTTAGAGACACAATTTTCAAGAGTGTTTCGCCATCTCTTCCAGGTTGCAATATTACAGCGATAAACAAAATTCTGGAGGATATGAATAATGCTTAA
- a CDS encoding carbohydrate ABC transporter permease → MKLPRILLYAVLILFALFYLMPVYVLFTTSMKSFQEVSLKDMWNLPKSLSFQSFARAWKGDPSRGLRGLSVNFMNSIYLVVPATLISALLGSMNGYVLTKWKFKGSNLIFALILFGMFIPYQSILIPLVQFLQKTKLYGSIPGLIFVHCVYGLPITTLIFRNYYSTIPSDIVEAAKIDGAGFAKIYAKIIVPVSMPAFAVVMIWQFTSIWNDFLFGLIVTPNPSVQPITVALNNLAGSYFVEWNIQMAGALITALPTLLVYIFLGRFFMRGLLAGSLAGT, encoded by the coding sequence ATGAAATTACCGAGAATTCTCTTATATGCTGTTCTGATACTATTTGCGCTTTTCTACTTAATGCCTGTTTATGTTCTTTTTACCACAAGTATGAAAAGCTTCCAAGAAGTTAGCCTGAAAGATATGTGGAACCTTCCGAAATCTCTAAGCTTTCAAAGTTTTGCCCGAGCATGGAAAGGTGATCCATCGCGCGGATTGAGAGGACTTTCTGTGAATTTTATGAACAGTATTTACTTGGTTGTGCCTGCAACATTAATATCCGCTCTGCTTGGTTCGATGAATGGTTATGTGCTCACTAAATGGAAATTTAAAGGGTCAAATTTAATTTTCGCACTGATTTTGTTTGGTATGTTTATACCATATCAGAGTATCCTTATACCTCTTGTCCAATTTCTACAAAAAACAAAACTTTATGGATCAATACCCGGGTTGATATTTGTTCATTGTGTTTACGGTCTCCCGATAACAACGCTGATTTTCAGAAATTACTATTCTACAATTCCATCAGACATAGTAGAGGCAGCAAAAATTGACGGAGCTGGCTTTGCAAAGATATATGCAAAAATAATTGTTCCGGTTTCTATGCCAGCATTTGCAGTGGTCATGATCTGGCAATTTACATCCATCTGGAATGATTTTCTTTTCGGATTAATTGTCACGCCGAACCCATCTGTGCAACCAATAACCGTGGCTTTAAATAATCTCGCCGGAAGTTATTTCGTTGAATGGAATATACAAATGGCTGGCGCCTTGATAACTGCGCTGCCGACATTGCTTGTATACATTTTTCTCGGTCGCTTTTTCATGCGCGGTTTACTTGCAGGTAGTTTAGCTGGAACATAA